One window of Sinorhizobium fredii NGR234 genomic DNA carries:
- a CDS encoding MarR family winged helix-turn-helix transcriptional regulator, with protein sequence MAFNRMDSATYLASLLARSFSRALQERAQKLGFAPGQFPVLLELWGEDGLTQKQLLDRLDIEQATMANTLSRMERDGLVVRRQHPNDKRSQQIFLTERARDMEAAAKEAAQAAEQSLLSGFRRFEKELMLEYMRMALANAARGGEPS encoded by the coding sequence ATGGCCTTCAATCGGATGGACTCGGCGACCTATCTGGCCAGCCTGCTGGCAAGAAGCTTCTCGCGCGCCCTGCAGGAGCGGGCCCAGAAGCTCGGCTTCGCCCCCGGGCAATTTCCCGTGCTGCTTGAACTCTGGGGCGAGGACGGGCTGACCCAGAAACAGTTGCTCGACCGCCTCGACATCGAACAGGCGACGATGGCCAACACGCTCTCCCGCATGGAGCGCGACGGCCTCGTCGTGCGCCGCCAGCACCCGAACGACAAGCGCTCGCAGCAGATCTTCCTGACGGAACGGGCCCGGGACATGGAAGCGGCGGCCAAGGAGGCAGCGCAGGCGGCGGAGCAATCGCTGCTCTCAGGCTTCCGGCGCTTCGAGAAGGAGCTCATGCTCGAATATATGCGCATGGCGCTCGCCAATGCGGCACGCGGCGGCGAGCCTTCCTGA
- a CDS encoding M20/M25/M40 family metallo-hydrolase, whose amino-acid sequence MMADITPVLERADANLPASLERLFDLVRIQSISTDPAYKAECRKAAEWLVAELKALGFEASLRDTPGHPMVVAHHAAEKASAPHLLFYGHYDVQPVDPLNLWDALPFEPAIKELEPGRKVITGRGTSDDKGQLMTFVEAVRAYKETHEALPCRITILFEGEEESGSPSLKPFLEANAAELKADYALICDTGMWDHETPAISAGLRGLVGEEIIVTAADRDLHSGLFGGAAANPIHILTSILAGLHDETGRVRLDNFYDGVEETPTEIKASWETLGRTAEKFLGDVGLSIPAGEKGRSVLELTWARPTAEVNGITGGYTGEGFKTVIAAQASAKVSFRLVGDQDPAKIRDSFRAYVRSKIPADCSVEFHAHGASPAIHLPYDSALLTTAKAALSDEWPKPAIVIGMGGSIPIVGDFQKMLGMESLLVGFGLADDRIHSPNEKYELTSFHKGIRSWIRILDALAD is encoded by the coding sequence ATGATGGCAGACATCACTCCCGTGCTCGAGCGCGCCGACGCAAACCTTCCCGCAAGCCTCGAGCGGCTTTTCGATCTCGTCCGCATCCAGTCCATTTCCACCGACCCGGCCTACAAGGCCGAGTGCCGCAAGGCGGCCGAATGGCTGGTGGCTGAACTCAAAGCCCTCGGCTTCGAAGCCTCGCTACGCGACACGCCCGGCCATCCGATGGTGGTTGCCCATCATGCCGCCGAAAAGGCCAGCGCGCCCCACTTGCTCTTTTACGGTCACTACGACGTGCAGCCGGTCGATCCCCTGAACCTCTGGGACGCGCTTCCGTTCGAACCGGCGATCAAGGAGCTCGAGCCTGGCCGGAAAGTGATCACCGGCCGCGGCACCTCCGACGACAAGGGGCAGCTGATGACTTTCGTCGAGGCGGTGCGGGCCTACAAGGAGACGCATGAGGCACTTCCCTGCCGCATCACCATTCTCTTCGAAGGCGAAGAGGAGTCCGGCTCGCCGTCGCTGAAGCCCTTCCTCGAAGCGAATGCCGCCGAGCTCAAGGCCGACTATGCGCTGATCTGCGACACCGGCATGTGGGACCACGAGACGCCGGCGATCTCGGCCGGCCTGCGCGGCCTCGTCGGCGAGGAAATCATCGTCACGGCGGCCGACCGCGACCTGCATTCCGGCCTTTTCGGCGGGGCGGCGGCAAATCCGATCCATATCCTCACCAGCATCCTGGCCGGGCTTCACGACGAGACCGGCCGGGTGAGGCTCGACAATTTCTACGATGGCGTCGAGGAGACGCCCACCGAGATCAAGGCAAGCTGGGAGACGCTCGGCCGGACCGCCGAGAAGTTCCTCGGCGATGTCGGGCTTTCGATACCCGCCGGCGAGAAGGGCCGCTCGGTGCTGGAACTGACCTGGGCGCGTCCCACCGCGGAGGTCAACGGCATCACCGGCGGCTATACCGGCGAAGGCTTCAAGACGGTGATCGCCGCACAGGCCTCCGCCAAGGTCTCCTTCCGCCTCGTCGGCGACCAGGACCCGGCGAAAATCCGCGACAGCTTCCGCGCCTATGTGCGCTCGAAGATCCCGGCCGACTGCTCGGTCGAGTTCCACGCCCATGGTGCTTCGCCGGCTATCCATCTGCCTTACGATTCGGCGCTTCTGACCACCGCCAAGGCGGCGCTCTCGGACGAATGGCCGAAACCGGCGATCGTCATCGGCATGGGCGGCTCGATCCCGATCGTCGGCGATTTCCAGAAGATGCTCGGCATGGAATCGCTGCTCGTCGGCTTCGGTCTTGCCGACGACCGTATTCACTCGCCCAACGAGAAATACGAGCTGACGTCCTTCCACAAGGGCATCCGTTCGTGGATCCGCATCCTGGACGCGCTTGCCGATTGA